The sequence below is a genomic window from Croceicoccus marinus.
CATCGTGAAACATACCCTCGCCCTTTTTGGGTCAGCCTTCTTGCTGGCTGGCTGTTCCGAAACGGAAAAACCGCCCGAGCCCAGACCTGTCGCCTGGGTCGAAGTCGGCGCTTCGGAAACCACATCCGACGATCAAGTGACCTTCCCGGCGCGCGTACGCGCCGAACAGCGCGCGTCACTCAGCTTCGAAGTCGGTGGGACCCTCACCTCCGTACGCGCCGAGATCGGCGATCGGGTCGGACGCGGCGCGGTGGTCGCGACACTCGATTCCGCGACCTATCGCTTCAATGCCGCGTCTGCCGACGCGCAGGTCGTCGAAACCCGCGCGCGGCTTGCGCGCGCCCGACAGGAAGCGGAGCGACAGCGCGCGCTCTTTGCCGAGGGTGCAACCTCCGAGACGCGGCTGGAGACCGCCGATGCCGAGGTAAACAGTCTCGAGGCCCTTCTAGATGCCGGGCAGGCGCAGGCTGGCTCGGCGCGCGAGACGCTTTCCGATACCCGATTGCGCGCCCCCTTTTCGGGTCGTGTGGCGCGCAGGATCGTCGAGCCGGGCACCCAGGTCTCCCCCGGCCAGCCGGTGCTCGAGCTCGACGGTTTCGGAACCGAAGTGGTCTTCAGCGTCCCCGGAACGCTGCGCGATCGGCTTGCCACCGGTCAATCGGTCGAGGTGCTCCGACCGGGACGCGACGTGCCAGCTCTTGCGGCGACCATCACCGAGATTTCCAGCCGCGGCAGCGGGCCGGGCGCCTTCGAAATCGTCGCACGGGTGATGGCCGGTGAAGGGACGATCGAGCCCGGCGAGGTGGCCGAGGTTCGCCTGTCTCGCGACGCCGGTAACGAAGAACCGCGGCCACAGTCCGCCACTTACGCGATACCGCTGACCGCCATCATGCCCACCGGTCCCGATCGCGGAGAGGTATGGGTCGTCGACACGCAAACCGATAAAGTTTCCGCGCGCACCATCCGGTTCGAAGCGGCGAGCGAGAACCGCGTTACGGTAACGAGCGGGCTGAAGAGCGGCGACGTCGTCGTCAGCAAGGGAGCAGCCTTTCTGCAAACCGGTGAGCGCGTCAGTCTGATCGGCGCCGGCGCGCGGCGGTTCGCATCGTGAGCAATCTTTCGGAACTCGGCTTCCGCTACCGCGCGGCGGTTTTACTCATCGTCGTGCTCGCGATGATCTACGGCGTCGCGAGCTATTTCACGCTTCCCGCGCGCGAGGACCCCACGATCACTATCCGCGAAGCCGTGGTCGTTACCGCGCATCCGGGGATGGACGCGACACGGGTCGAGACCCTCATCACCACCCCGCTCGCCGAAGCTATCAAGACGATGCCCGAGGTCGACGAAGTGCGTGCCAC
It includes:
- a CDS encoding efflux RND transporter periplasmic adaptor subunit, with protein sequence MTFPARVRAEQRASLSFEVGGTLTSVRAEIGDRVGRGAVVATLDSATYRFNAASADAQVVETRARLARARQEAERQRALFAEGATSETRLETADAEVNSLEALLDAGQAQAGSARETLSDTRLRAPFSGRVARRIVEPGTQVSPGQPVLELDGFGTEVVFSVPGTLRDRLATGQSVEVLRPGRDVPALAATITEISSRGSGPGAFEIVARVMAGEGTIEPGEVAEVRLSRDAGNEEPRPQSATYAIPLTAIMPTGPDRGEVWVVDTQTDKVSARTIRFEAASENRVTVTSGLKSGDVVVSKGAAFLQTGERVSLIGAGARRFAS